A window of the Saccharomyces eubayanus strain FM1318 chromosome II, whole genome shotgun sequence genome harbors these coding sequences:
- the MSW1 gene encoding tryptophan--tRNA ligase MSW1, translating into MLNRQAILRLASKRWTSTVQRADYKLNSEALPKNATVFSMIQPTGCFHLGNYLGATRAWTDLCELKKSGQELIFGVADLHAITVPKPDAKMFRKFRHEAVASILAVGVDPEKASIIYQSAIPQHSELHWLLSTLASMGFLNRMTQWKSKSNIKQSENKEYQIDDTEVGKVKLGLFSYPVLQAADILLYKSTHVPVGDDQSQHLELTRHLADKFNSTYKTDFFPKPITMLAQTKKVLSLSSPEKKMSKSDPNHDSVIFLNDEPKTIQKKIRRALTDSISDRFYYDPVERPGVSNLINIVSGIQRRSIGDVVEDVSRFNNYKDFKDFVSEVVIEELREPRTEFEKYVNEPDYLHSVVESGMRKAQEKAAKNLSDIHRIMGF; encoded by the coding sequence ATGCTGAATAGGCAGGCGATTCTGAGGTTAGCAAGCAAGAGGTGGACAAGCACAGTGCAACGAGCAGATTATAAATTGAATTCTGAAGCACTTCCTAAAAATGCAACAGTATTTAGTATGATTCAGCCAACAGGTTGTTTTCACCTTGGTAATTATCTAGGGGCTACTCGTGCCTGGACAGATCTGTGTGAACTGAAGAAATCTGGCCAAGAACTGATATTTGGTGTTGCAGATTTACATGCGATTACTGTTCCAAAGCCGGATGCCAAAATGTTTCGAAAATTTCGTCACGAGGCAGTTGCAAGCATATTGGCTGTTGGTGTGGATCCTGAGAAGGCATCGATTATTTACCAATCTGCTATCCCCCAACACAGTGAGTTGCACTGGTTGCTGTCTACTCTTGCATCGATGGGATTCCTTAACCGCATGACACAATGGAAATCGAAATCAAACATCAAACAatcagaaaataaagagtACCAGATTGATGATACCGAAGTGGGGAAAGTTAAACTGGGCCTATTTTCGTACCCTGTCTTACAGGCCGCagatattcttctttataaaTCTACGCATGTTCCGGTTGGCGATGATCAATCTCAACACTTGGAACTAACAAGGCACCTTGCTGACAAATTCAATTCGACATATAAGACTGATTTCTTTCCCAAGCCTATCACGATGCTGGCGCAAAccaaaaaagttttgagCTTAAGCTCTccggaaaagaaaatgtccAAGAGTGATCCAAACCACGATTCAGTGATCTTTTTAAATGACGAGCCCAAGACTATTCAGAAAAAGATTAGAAGAGCCTTAACAGATTCCATTTCGGACAGGTTTTATTATGACCCCGTAGAACGGCCAGGTGTATCCAATCTAATCAATATCGTCAGTGGCATTCAAAGAAGGTCGATCGGTGACGTCGTGGAAGATGTGTCCCGGTTCAACAACTACAAGGACTTTAAAGACTTTGTATCTGAAGTTGTAATTGAAGAATTAAGAGAGCCAAGAactgaatttgaaaaatacgtCAACGAGCCAGATTATTTACACAGTGTCGTTGAATCTGGCATGCGCAAAGCTCAGGAAAAGGCGGCAAAGAATCTAAGTGACATTCATAGAATAATGGGGTTCTAG
- the CCC2 gene encoding Cu(2+)-transporting P-type ATPase CCC2 produces MREVILVVHGMTCSACVNTLTTQLRALAGVTKCDISLVTNECQVAYDNGVTTDSIKETIEDCGFDCEILNDKDTTTATTRQGLLSIQGMTCGSCVSTVTKQVEGIGGVESVVVSLVTEECHVIYDPSKTTLDSIRETIEDCGFDSSIIIDDAGAPDQTEKTVVLKILEDSDGESPPALSSFSERFQFLLDLGVISIDISDELRTLTVKYNSNKLGIRDLLTHIETTGCKFTVYSNLDSSTQLRLLSKEEEIKFWKRNCISSSSLAVTCLVLYMIFPMVAPSVVQKRIFPYREISFIKGLFYRDIIGVILASYIQFGIGSYFYKAAWASFKHGSGTMDTLVCVSTTSAYAFSIISLLHNIFHPSDTGKLPKIVFDTSVMIISYISIGKYLETLAKSQTSTALSKLIQLTPSVCSILSGTEFGETTEIPIELLQVHDIVEIKPGMKIPGDGIIIRGESEIDESLMTGESVLVPKKEGSLVIAGSINGSGHFYFKATTVGEETKLANIIKVMKQAQLTKAPIQGYADYLASIFVPGILILAVLTFFTWCIILEASANPPTVFSSNTKGDNFFICLQTATSVVIVACPCALGLATPTAIMVGTGVGAQNGVLIKGGEVLEKFNGISTFVFDKTGTLTTGFMVVKKFLKDLNGIEKLDESEVLACIKATESISDHPVSKAIVRYCDSLNRSKASSAVVLESEYVLGKGIISKCQVNGNIYDVLIGNEALIPDEVLKVSRINHKDMDQGHTVSYVSVNAHVIGLFEINDEVKHDSYETIQYLQRNGYETYMITGDNNSAAKRVAREVGINFQNVYSDVSPTGKCDLVKKIQEEEGKNKVAVVGDGINDAPALALSDLGIAISTGTEIAIEAADIVILCDSDPNTIGLKGLVNAIDISLKTFKRIKLNLFWALCYNVFMIPIAMGVLVPWGVTLPPMLAGLAMAFSSVSVVLSSLRLKKWSPPDIKSYETSDSKSKFSIGNVWSRLFSRQVVRNGQDIESHAGLMSNEESFAST; encoded by the coding sequence ATGAGAGAAGTAATACTGGTTGTTCATGGAATGACATGTAGCGCCTGTGTGAACACGCTTACCACGCAGCTACGAGCTTTAGCGGGGGTGACAAAATGTGATATTAGTTTAGTGACGAATGAGTGCCAGGTGGCATACGATAATGGGGTGACTACTGATTCTATCAAGGAAACAATAGAAGATTGTGGGTTCGACTGCGAGATACTAAATGACAAGGATACTACAACCGCAACTACAAGACAAGGTTTACTAAGCATACAAGGAATGACCTGTGGATCCTGCGTTTCCACAGTTACCAAACAAGTGGAAGGCATAGGAGGTGTAGAGTCTGTGGTGGTTTCGTTGGTCACAGAAGAATGCCATGTCATTTACGATCCATCCAAGACAACACTAGATAGCATCAGAGAAACGATCGAGGACTGTGGATTTGATTCAAGTATTATAATAGATGATGCGGGAGCGCCCGATCAGACTGAAAAAACCgtagttttgaaaatattggagGACTCAGATGGCGAATCTCCACCCGCGCTTTCATCATTTAGTGAAAGATTCCAGTTCTTACTAGACCTAGGTGTAATATCAATAGATATTTCCGATGAATTGCGCACGCTTACCGTTAAATACAACTCTAACAAACTCGGCATCAGAGACTTATTAACTCACATAGAAACAACCGGCTGTAAATTCACCGTATATTCCAATTTAGATAGCTCTACCCAGCTAAGACTACTAtcgaaagaagaagaaataaaattctggaaaagaaactgcATAAGCTCTTCTTCATTGGCCGTTACATGCTTGGTATTATATATGATTTTTCCGATGGTGGCGCCATCAGTAGTTCAGAAACGCATCTTCCCATATAGAGAAATATCGTTCATAAAAGGTCTTTTCTACAGAGATATCATTGGTGTGATATTGGCAAGCTACATTCAGTTCGGCATCGGgtcatatttttataaagCTGCATGGGCCTCATTCAAACACGGCTCAGGAACCATGGATACACTGGTTTGCGTTTCCACCACTTCTGCGTACGCTTTTTCTATTATCTCTCTACTTCACAATATATTTCATCCCTCAGACACGGGGAAATTACCAAAGATTGTTTTCGATACATCAGTTATGATAATTTCTTACATCTCTATCGGGAAATACCTCGAAACCTTGGCTAAATCACAAACTTCTACAGCACTCTCTAAACTAATCCAGCTAACGCCTTCTGTGTGTTCAATTTTATCGGGTACAGAATTTGGCGAGACAACAGAAATCCCCATAGAATTATTACAAGTGCACGATATAGTGGAGATAAAACCGGGAATGAAAATCCCTGGCGATGGTATCATAATAAGAGGTGAATCTGAAATCGACGAGTCCTTGATGACTGGTGAATCTGTCCTGGTACCCAAGAAAGAAGGCTCTTTGGTGATCGCAGGTTCTATCAATGGATCTGGCCATTTCTATTTTAAAGCTACGACAGTTggagaagaaacaaaattagCGAATATTATCAAGGTCATGAAACAAGCACAATTGACTAAAGCCCCCATTCAGGGGTATGCGGATTATTTAGCTTCCATTTTCGTTCCCGGAATTTTAATCTTAGCTGTACTAACATTTTTCACCTGGTGTATTATTCTAGAAGCCTCAGCCAATCCGCCAACAGTTTTCAGCTCGAATACAAAAGGcgataattttttcatttgtcTGCAAACTGCCACATCGGTTGTGATCGTTGCGTGCCCATGTGCACTAGGGCTAGCTACGCCAACTGCAATAATGGTGGGTACAGGGGTTGGAGCTCAGAATGGTGTCCTGATTAAAGGTGGAGAAGTgttggaaaaattcaatggTATCAGtacttttgtttttgataaaacAGGAACCTTAACCACCGGCTTTATGGTTGTGAAGAAGTTTCTCAAAGATTTGAATGGGATTGAAAAACTAGATGAAAGTGAAGTGCTTGCTTGTATCAAAGCGACCGAATCCATTAGTGATCATCCAGTGTCAAAGGCGATAGTTCGCTATTGTGATAGTTTGAATCGTAGCAAAGCCTCAAGTGCCGTTGTTTTAGAAAGCGAATATGTGTTAGGAAAGGGGATTATATCAAAGTGTCAGGTTAACGGAAATATTTACGACGTTCTTATYGGCAATGAGGCATTGATTCCGGATGAAGTGTTAAAGGTGTCCAGGATTAATCACAAGGACATGGATCAAGGACATACAGTTTCGTATGTTTCCGTCAATGCGCATGTCATTGGTTTATTTGAGATAAATGATGAAGTCAAGCATGATTCCTACGAAACAATCCAGTATTTACAAAGGAACGGGTACGAGACATATATGATAACTGGTGATAACAACTCGGCTGCAAAGAGAGTGGCTAGAGAAGTAGGTATAAACTTCCAAAATGTTTACAGCGATGTTTCGCCTACAGGTAAATGTGATCTcgttaaaaaaatacaagaggaagaaggtaaaaacaaagttgctgttgttggtgATGGGATTAACGACGCACCCGCTTTGGCATTAAGTGACCTTGGTATTGCAATTTCAACTGGTACAGAAATTGCTATTGAAGCGGCTGATATTGTCATACTATGTGATAGCGACCCAAACACTATCGGCCTGAAAGGTCTGGTCAATGCCATTGATATTTCGCTAAAGacattcaaaagaataaagtTAAACTTATTTTGGGCACTTTGCTATAACGTATTCATGATTCCAATAGCTATGGGTGTGTTAGTTCCCTGGGGAGTAACACTTCCACCAATGCTTGCCGGTTTGGCCATGGCATTTAGCTCAGTTAGTGTCGTACTCAGCTCTCTTagattgaagaaatggTCCCCACCGGATATTAAATCTTACGAGACCTCAGATTCCAAATCTAAATTTTCCATCGGAAACGTTTGGTCAAGGCTTTTCTCTCGTCAGGTTGTCCGAAATGGGCAAGATATAGAATCACACGCTGGATTAATGTCAAACGAAGAAAGCTTTGCAAGTACTTGA
- the GLO2 gene encoding hydroxyacylglutathione hydrolase GLO2, with amino-acid sequence MQVKSIKMRWETGGVNYCYLLSNNNNSKYWLIDPAEPSEVLPELTDNEKKSIQAVVNTHHHYDHAGGNADILKYLIGRYPDSKVAVIGGSNDCPKVTDIPEHLQKLNLGDLEVICIRTPCHTRDSICYYVRDPETDERCIFTGDTLFTAGCGRFFEGTGEEMDVALNKSILETVGKENWGKTKVYPGHEYTKSNVKFVRKIYPQVGENKALDKLEQFCSKHEVTAGHFTLKDEVDFNPFMRLDDPTVQKAVGDASASWDRGKIMDKLRAMKNRM; translated from the coding sequence atgcagGTCAAGTCGATTAAGATGAGATGGGAAACTGGTGGTGTCAATTACTGCTATTTGTTgtccaacaacaataacagtaAATATTGGTTGATTGACCCAGCAGAGCCTTCAGAAGTCCTCCCCGAGTTGACggataatgaaaagaaaagcatcCAAGCGGTTGTAAACACGCATCACCATTACGATCATGCTGGTGGTAACgctgatattttgaagtaCCTAATAGGAAGATATCCAGATTCAAAAGTTGCTGTTATCGGAGGATCAAACGATTGCCCAAAGGTCACAGATATTCCCGAACATCTGCAAAAGCTAAATCTAGGTGATTTAGAAGTTATCTGTATCCGAACGCCTTGCCATACGAGGGACTCTATTTGTTATTACGTAAGAGACCCCGAAACAGACGAGCGCTGTATATTCACTGGTGATACACTCTTCACCGCCGGTTGTGGTAGATTCTTTGAAGGTACAGGCGAAGAAATGGATGTTGCTCTAAACAAATCTATCCTGGAAACGGTAGGTAAGGAAAATTGGggcaaaacaaaagtttACCCAGGACACGAATACACCAAAAGTAACGTTAAGTTTGTTCGTAAGATTTACCCACAAGTTGGTGAAAACAAAGCGCTGGATAAATTAGAGCAATTCTGTTCTAAGCACGAGGTCACTGCAGGGCATTTCACCTTGAAGGACGAAGTGGATTTCAACCCCTTTATGAGGTTAGATGACCCGACGGTTCAAAAAGCCGTCGGAGATGCAAGTGCTTCGTGGGACAGAGGTAAAATTATGGATAAGTTGAGAGCAATGAAGAATCGTATGTAA
- the DON1 gene encoding Don1p yields MGKKNRKGKENSTNRNFFRKVENTKDSSPNLCAASQICTTGVEKEASPTIDVSLVSKKDGSTKTESSVCFDYPTIGNLVSSVEKLYILKELEAAFPDIGKTIIKAILIASQGVLEPAFNSLLYFSNPTENTAFALPMKPISAQEVSKIEIPDILQYEILDDFENEASSEEMEGQMYTSVTFTNTEPEQSSVVNPTHTERKAKPNRGVAESTRNSTMADEHSAISSKEKSVRLEEKKGINGLTGAAVKAISIAKKKSEPSNNLFDILDCDESDEDEEQDIKVHISNQENKDAGTPERPVSKKTGGKTQSDDITSKPPVETSNDGGYKSPFGTDSCDFFPIDAKNPRQVNSSAGNKM; encoded by the coding sequence atgggaaagaaaaatagaaagggaaaagagaatagtacaaatagaaattttttccGAAAGGTAGAAAATACTAAAGATTCCAGTCCTAATCTGTGCGCTGCATCCCAAATCTGCACAACCGGTGTAGAAAAAGAGGCTAGCCCAACGATTGATGTATCGCTTGTTTCCAAGAAAGATGGAAGCACGAAAACAGAAAGCAGTGTTTGTTTCGATTATCCAACTATAGGCAATTTAGTTTCTTCTGTGGAAAAACTGtatattttaaaagaatTAGAGGCCGCGTTCCCAGACATAGGAAAAACCATAATCAAAGCTATTTTGATTGCCTCCCAAGGGGTTTTGGAACCGGCGTTTAACTCTTTACtttacttttcaaatccaaCGGAAAACACAGCTTTCGCACTACCAATGAAGCCTATAAGTGCGCAAGAGGTTagtaaaattgaaattccaGATATATTACAGTATGAAATACTGGACGATTTCGAAAATGAAGCCTCATCAGAAGAAATGGAAGGTCAAATGTACACGTCTGTAACATTCACAAACACTGAGCCGGAACAGAGCTCTGTAGTAAATCCCACTCATACTGAAAGGAAGGCCAAACCAAACCGAGGAGTGGCTGAATCGACAAGAAATTCGACCATGGCAGACGAGCACAGTGCGATTTCATCGAAGGAAAAAAGTGTGcgtcttgaagaaaagaagggcATAAATGGTTTAACAGGAGCCGCTGTGAAAGCCATTTCCATcgctaaaaaaaaaagcgaaCCATCGAACAACTTGTTTGACATTTTAGATTGTGACGAGTctgacgaagacgaagagcAGGACATTAAAGTCCACATatcaaatcaagaaaacaaagacgCGGGAACTCCAGAGAGACCGGTCTCGAAAAAGACGGGCGGCAAAACTCAATCCGATGATATTACAAGCAAGCCGCCGGTTGAGACTAGCAACGACGGAGGGTACAAATCTCCCTTCGGCACTGATAGCTGTGATTTTTTCCCTATCGATGCAAAAAATCCAAGGCAGGTGAATTCCAGCGCAGGGAACAAGATGTAG
- the TLD1 gene encoding triglyceride-associated lipolysis regulator TLD1: MIFFLRRLIGSSVIDQESKRTSGKEEVMSNSRLALVIINHAFDKVVSLTCHCGILSEIRSGLMFLFSIFQLLCSLGVIILLLPIIIVDAIDLFLYICRLIDYGCKLVHYKRSSLVSSPSPPQTEGTALDADTSTKEEIIIDEEIINMLNESSESLINHMTTGLKYESHTGNATKNDCLDSSSSMTYVDRNRDFDEEKRGYYYEEEDDDFLSNTNFDKISLIERSFTSRFEVACEQKAA, from the coding sequence atgattttttttctcagaAGGCTCATAGGATCATCTGTAATCGATCAAGAATCCAAGAGAACATCGGGGAAGGAGGAAGTTATGTCTAACAGTCGATTAGCGCTTGTTATTATCAACCATGCCTTTGATAAGGTCGTCTCACTGACGTGCCATTGCGGGATTTTATCAGAAATAAGATCGGGACTGATGTTTCTGTTCAGCATCTTTCAGTTGCTTTGCTCCTTGGGCGTGATCATATTACTATTGCCCATTATCATAGTGGACGCCATTGAtctgtttctttatatatgcCGGTTAATCGATTACGGCTGTAAACTGGTCCATTATAAGAGATCATCCCTAGTGTCGTCGCCATCGCCGCCGCAAACAGAGGGTACTGCTTTAGACGCGGACACAAGCACTAAAGAGGAGATAATCATCGATGAGGAAATAATAAACATGCTGAACGAATCCTCCGAATCATTGATTAATCATATGACAACTGGTTTGAAGTATGAGAGTCACACGGGGAACGCCACCAAAAATGACTGTCTCGATTCTTCGAGTTCAATGACCTATGTAGATCGAAACAGGGATTTTGACGAAGAAAAGCGGGGTTACTATTAcgaggaagaagacgatgatttTCTATCTAACACGAATTTTGATAAGATATCATTAATCGAAAGGTCGTTCACGAGTCGTTTCGAAGTGGCTTGTGAGCAGAAGGCTGCTTGA
- the PMP3 gene encoding Pmp3p, translating to MDSSKIINIILSLFLPPVAVFLARGWGTDCIVDIILTILAWFPGMLYALYIVLQD from the coding sequence ATGGATTCCTCCAAGATCATCAACATTATATTATCTCTTTTCTTACCTCCAGTCGCTGTTTTTCTAGCCCGTGGATGGGGTACTGACTGTATAGTGGACATTATTTTGACCATTTTGGCGTGGTTCCCAGGTATGCTATATGCCTTGTACATTGTCCTACAAGATTAA
- the MTH1 gene encoding Mth1p, with protein sequence MFVSPPPATSKNQVLQRLSHDSANHSRGFANPLQSIPENTANNSDNASFQSLPQSVSSIQSTPSPRRENFVNAPLEYTDRARDEIKKRLLASSPNRKSHHSSGMHSASRRSSTADSRSLLSDTASSYQSSIFSTPSTVHTQLTNESAFSDFSNHKLITRISLDBALPKTFYDMYSPEILLADPSNVLCNGRPKFTKRELLDWDLNDIRSLLIVERLRPEWGNQLPEVITMGNNMPQFRLQLLPLYSSDETIIATLVNSDLYMEANLDYEFKLTSAKYTVATARKRHEQITGRNETIMNLSKPEWRNIIENYLLNIAVEAQCRFDFKQRCSEYKKWKLQQSNLKRPDMPPPSLIPRRNSSETKSLLKKALLKNIQLKNPNNNLDELMMRAGTPSNQQGKNKVSLTKEEKATIWSQCQAQVYQRLGLDWQPDSVS encoded by the coding sequence ATGTTTGTCTCTCCACCACCagcaacttcaaaaaaccAAGTTTTACAGCGGCTCTCACACGACTCCGCTAATCACAGCCGCGGGTTTGCAAATCCGTTGCAAAGCATTCCAGAAAACACTGCAAATAATAGCGACAACGCATCATTTCAAAGCTTACCACAATCAGTGAGTAGTATACAATCCACACCCTcaccaagaagagaaaatttcGTGAACGCCCCTCTCGAATATACTGATAGAGCCAGAGatgaaatcaagaaaagattatTAGCTTCCTCGCCCAACAGAAAGTCACACCATTCAAGCGGGATGCATTCGGCAAGTAGAAGATCCAGCACAGCTGATAGTAGAAGTTTACTTTCAGATACTGCCTCATCTTATCAGTCAAGTATATTTTCGACGCCTTCGACAGTGCACACGCAACTGACTAATGAAAGCGCATTTTCTGACTTTTCAAATCACAAACTAATAACAAGGATCAGTTTAGATRACGCCTTACCAAAGACATTCTACGACATGTATTCACCTGAAATTTTACTAGCAGATCCATCTAACGTTCTTTGCAACGGACGTCCCAAGTTTACCAAAAGAGAATTATTGGATTGGGACTTAAACGATATAAGGTCATTATTAATAGTCGAGAGACTAAGACCTGAATGGGGTAACCAATTACCGGAGGTAATAACGATGGGTAATAATATGCCCCAGTTCAGATTACAATTATTGCCATTGTATTCTAGCGATGAAACTATAATTGCCACATTGGTCAATTCGGATCTATACATGGAAGCCAATCTGGACTATGAATTCAAATTGACTAGTGCCAAATATACAGTAGCTACCGCTAGGAAAAGGCATGAACAAATAACCGGCAGAAATGAAACCATAATGAATCTGTCYAAGCCAGAATGGAGAAACATTATTGAAAACTATCTTTTGAACATAGCAGTGGAGGCACAATGTAGGTTTGATTTCAAGCAAAGATGCTCAGAATATAAGAAATGGAAGTTACAACAGTCCAATTTGAAGAGACCTGACATGCCACCTCCAAGTCTAATACCGCGTAGGAACAGCTCAGAAACAAAATCGCTGTTAAAGAAGGCACTATTAAAGAACattcaattgaaaaatccCAATAATAACCTCGATGAATTGATGATGAGGGCGGGCACCCCTTCAAACCAACAGGggaaaaacaaagtaaGCTTGaccaaagaggaaaaggcTACAATATGGTCGCAGTGCCAGGCGCAAGTTTACCAAAGATTAGGATTAGATTGGCAACCGGATTCAGTATCCTAA
- the RNH202 gene encoding Rnh202p, translating to MTISKTGGEERLIILPDECDASEIINTFTLPPCSNIASKPLIELFENTDGRLYQVKYFQFGKGPSYSHEEDLANDKYHYTKEDHPIKSTFIMNNSNPADGRILNSSKLYFCTLHDVAFSLIGFHYRASVAEDEQDYIKPSDTGESQTANRRKDHERFLTIRDYHDLLTDSHCKNWSHISLRCLESGLTKISETIEEAGEIYYKITPALITRYLVGKVSKITENFPPSFPILRHAPVDIVQCYKVVMATNLLVSLIPKEAYRNLIEFSPSSTDDNLNLEIKSSFTNLENYQTTDELKNAEKELLMKNAMNVGIGSNGGSVSVKKVVKKAVVSKKPRVAIGKGAIDGFFKRK from the coding sequence ATGACAATCTCCAAAACTGGAGGTGAGGAACGACTAATAATTCTGCCGGATGAATGCGATGCTTCGGAAATCATAAACACATTTACGCTGCCGCCTTGTTCTAACATTGCATCGAAGCCACTGATTGAACTATTTGAGAATACTGATGGTAGACTCTACCAGGTAAAATATTTCCAGTTTGGTAAAGGACCATCTTATTCACACGAGGAAGACTTGGCAAATGACAAGTATCATTATACAAAGGAAGATCACCCGATTAAATCAACCTTTATCATGAATAATTCCAATCCTGCCGATGGTCGCATTTTGAATTCAAGCAAACTTTACTTTTGTACGTTACACGATGTTGCTTTCAGTCTTATTGGATTTCATTATAGAGCCAGTGTTGCGGAGGATGAACAAGACTACATCAAGCCCAGCGACACTGGAGAGAGCCAGACTGCTAACAGGAGGAAGGACCATGAGAGGTTTCTTACAATTCGCGACTATCATGACTTGCTAACAGATAGTCATTGCAAAAACTGGAGCCATATTTCTCTACGCTGTCTTGAAAGTGGGCTTACAAAGATATCCGAAACCATCGAAGAAGCTGGTGAAATATATTACAAGATTACGCCTGCACTAATAACGAGATATTTGGTAGGTAAAGTATCGAAAATCACAGAGAATTTTCCTCCAAGCTTTCCCATACTTAGACATGCACCAGTAGATATAGTACAGTGCTACAAGGTAGTTATGGCTACTAatcttttggtttctttgatCCCGAAGGAGGCTTACCGTAATTTAATCGAATTTTCACCAAGTTCGACGGACGATAACCTCAATCTGGAAATAAAATCTAGCTTCACAAACCTCGAAAACTATCAAACCACCGACGAGTTAAAAAACGctgaaaaagaattacTAATGAAAAACGCTATGAATGTTGGCATAGGTTCAAATGGCGGTTCTGTGTCTGTAAAGAAAGTTGTAAAAAAAGCCGTTGTCAGCAAAAAACCAAGAGTCGCTATAGGAAAAGGCGCTATCGATGGGTTCTTTAAACGTAAGTAG
- the RRP45 gene encoding exosome non-catalytic core subunit RRP45, producing the protein MAKDIELSESESKFILEALRQNYRLDGRSFDQFRDVKIKFGKEYGDVSVEMGNTKVHCRISCQIAQPYEDRPFEGLFVISTEISPIAGSQFENGNITGEDEVLCSRIIEKSVRRSGALDVEGLCIVAGSKCWAVRADVHFLDCDGGFIDASCIAVMTGLMHFKKPDITVHGEQIIVHPVNEREPVPLGILHIPICVTFSFFNPQDTEENIKGATNSEISIIDATLKEELLRDGVLTVTLNKNREVVQVSKAGGLPMDALMLMKCCHKAYAIIEKITDQILQLLKDDSKERNKYAAMLTSENARES; encoded by the coding sequence ATGGCTAAAGACATTGAATTATCTGAATCCGAATCCAAATTCATCTTAGAGGCCTTAAGACAAAACTATAGGTTGGATGGCCGTTCCTTTGACCAATTCCGTGAtgtgaaaataaaatttggCAAAGAGTATGGTGATGTCAGCGTGGAAATGGGCAACACCAAAGTTCATTGCAGAATTAGCTGTCAAATTGCACAACCATATGAAGATAGGCCATTTGAGGGGCTGTTTGTAATATCTACTGAAATATCTCCAATAGCCGGTtctcaatttgaaaatggaaataTCACCGGGGAGGATGAAGTTCTATGTTCAAGaataattgaaaaatctgtCAGACGGTCAGGTGCACTAGATGTGGAAGGACTGTGTATTGTGGCCGGTAGCAAATGTTGGGCAGTGAGAGCAGATGTACACTTTCTGGATTGCGATGGTGGGTTCATTGATGCTTCATGTATTGCTGTGATGACAGGACTAATGCATTTCAAGAAACCAGATATAACGGTCCATGGCGAACAGATTATCGTTCATCCCGTTAACGAAAGAGAACCAGTTCCACTGGGCATACTGCATATCCCTATTTGTGTCACTTTTTCGTTCTTTAACCCCCAAGAtactgaagaaaatataaaaggTGCAACGAACTCAGAAATTTCGATCATCGATGCAACATTAAAGGAAGAATTACTGCGAGACGGTGTTTTAACTGTCActttaaacaaaaatcGTGAAGTAGTACAAGTTTCTAAGGCTGGTGGTTTACCGATGGATGCGTTGATGTTAATGAAATGTTGCCATAAAGCGTATGCCATCATTGAGAAGATAACTGACCAAATACTGCAGCTTCTAAAGGATGActccaaagaaagaaataaatacGCCGCGATGCTCACATCTGAAAATGCACGTGAAAGTTAA
- the PHM6 gene encoding Phm6p, giving the protein MDTSKSSEVLKMEQQEKETLPVKLVTSRGEEEKVKSGDYMIDLEAGLLPHEVSEKGSTFKQYRDAFVGFIEELVIIVVIVLLLYFLTMIGLFYVMAMTKVLF; this is encoded by the coding sequence ATGGATACATCGAAAAGCTCTGAAGTACTGAAAATGGAACAACAGGAGAAAGAAACTCTACCAGTAAAACTAGTTACAAGCCGAGGGGAGGAGGAGAAAGTTAAGTCTGGTGATTATATGATAGATTTAGAAGCAGGTCTTCTACCGCACGAAGTTAGTGAGAAGGGTAGCACTTTCAAGCAATATCGTGATGCCTTTGTAGGATTTATTGAGGAACTCGTCATCATTGTTGTTATCGTATTACTGCTGTATTTTTTGACCATGATTGGTCTCTTCTATGTGATGGCGATGACAAAAGTTCTGTTTTAA